CAAAATTAATGACATCCTTATCCTGCATAAGAAAGCTATCAGAGTAATAATgaaaatcacaaccactagaacaatgtaaacctttttttttattaagcttgagttgcaaactgttattaatttatacatttttgactcagtattatatattaaaaaaacaaatttgagttATCTTTTCATGTGATAAGAAGAATTAGTAAAAAGAATCAAGGAtcggaaaatatattttagttatatattacaaCTTTACTATTGTTAAATTGTTACTATTTCTACAGGATGCTACTGAGAAAGTAGGACCAAAAAACCTATTGCCTAACAGGGATTTCATGGTTTCTTTCCGCATCCACGATCCCTTCAGTCACACAGTCGGGGATAACTCAAGACCAGGCAGCTGCTCCCAGCAGATCAATGTACTGGGTCAACAGTTTCTCACAGCACTCAAGGACAAGATCGTATGTGAGTCGGACTTCCAAGACACGCGGGGGGATGTCAGTGAACAGCCTGATGCTCCAGTCACCCTACGTGCAAGGGTGAGTAAAAAATAATGCTACATTGTAATAGTTACTTTACTTGGTTAAAATAGATGTACATGAATACATAGTGGAAATGGCCTTTCCTCATAACGTATTCTGTCAGAGACCTCACAGATGCGGTGAATAATGTCAAACTTTCCTGTCTGATAAACTTCAAGGAGGCTCTGTGCACCTTATAGGCAGCAAAATCGTAAAATTGTATGGTATACAGTGCATCCTCAAACTCTCATTTATACTCACagcttaaaattttacaatgtccAGATGATTCTTCCACCAAAATTTACACGGGGAGTACACATTAGTACAGCGTTCAGCTCATTCTTCCATTccatatatgttttatagttcCTGAAGTGATAAATTAAGgcatattaagtaaatattttctgtttttgcAGGAAACTATAGTTAAACTTTCTGTTATTCATTTGgcatatttgacatttttatttttctaaattgtgATTCTTATTAGGCCTACATTATTTTGGAACTACAGTTTTTACAAGGCCTAATTGTTCCAGGCCTTGTAAAAATGTTCAGTTTATTTTTACCACTCATGAATAACCAAATATTGGTTGACTAGTGACTGGTACTTGTGATGATTtcctatttataatacatttgttttttcaCTGAATCGTAGATGTTACTATCTgtatttttttcaagaaaaactttaatacatgcttctgttaaaaaaaaaaaaaactgttatttttctttataagttGTGTTACTAATATACAGtaccttaaaaatacaaaaatagtattattatttattttgtaattagaaattACACAACTAAATAGACAAATTTTAGACAATTGcacttatatatgtattttttttatctttcatactactttttaaattttatattttatgttattctatGTAGTACACTAATGAGATAAAACTAACAAAAGTATGGTTGTATTTTGTTAATACCAAAAATCTTTTTTCaaggttgttttaaaatatttagtaaaaaatattaatggttCCTACAGAAATATTGGATTTTTActgcttataaatataaataaataaaataaagaatacaaataattttgttattttcatgtaGCATATTTTATGAgttgtaaaaaatagtttaaattaaatgttacccTTTTTGTAATGATTAATGCTTCTTATTGTTCTCTggtattttcatttgtttaaggaaaaaatcatttttagcGGTCCAAAACTAATAGCATTATCttattagttatgtgttagtGAAGGTTGTCACTCAAGTGatctgaaaaatttcatttctatctgtccgcacaatatcttgaaaactggtctatagacttgaaagcatgcttcatttctatatagacaacactgagctcgatgatggtgcaagtcacctcctggaatttggctgagcattagtgaatatttttacattggtcttatgggcaaTTATTTGAAAAGGTAATgtgaaaatagtagaataaataaatttgtaaatagactcaaagttcaatcatatgagatttggatatatgatatttttgttcttAATGTTGAAAGAGAATATAATAAAACTTGCAGTTATCCTGGGCTTCACAtgcaattttgtaggttttgcatctGTATGAAACTTctagttcaaatgaattatatttctgacgtcaATGTTGAGTGTGCCTTCTTCTAGAAATCTAGAAAATATGttagaaattgtatatttatggtaattacaatttactctggtcttagtatttttttgttccatagctgattttgcctcttcagaaaatataaatacagacacaattctgagaagcttacttttgtcaaaagacaactaagataggtttcataacagtctttaaataagTAGTGAAAGTTAGATTACATTCTCTCTGCTTTGTATGCAATTTCGTAGGCGTTGCAGGTGTATGCCCACtgctggttcaagtaaattatatttttaacaccaatgttgagtttgccttgataGAAAAgcgtaaaaagtttatatttatggccgttgtaatttacttcgttcttagtatgttatgtaccatagttgattttgccttgttttccgaccaagaaaatatatgtcACAGATCAGAGaggcctacttctgtcaaaagagaattACGATGTGTTTTAtgtcagtctttaaatttattgtaaaagttagattgtaactttttcttatatatatattattgtatatatatagtattattgttaatgtacttttaaccgtacattaacaataatactatgcatttgtttctttataaactgaaaaatattttaaaattttagaacatttagagctggaattggtacattagttcaaaagcacagtccagcaaactttcatcCAGCATAGTCCTTGCCGACTGCTTTAAAAGTactcttcggagtcaaattcggACTATCTGATAACTTACCCAATTGCTGAAATATAAAAAGGCATGAAATATAATGGTTTCTCCTTAGAGAATTTACtcattgtaaatgtaaacaaattaaaaataataaacaatgtttacacagaacagttgattacattgaacaagttctttcaattaatatttcacaatgtaAGGAACTaaggaatttttgaaataagaataggcctatattctcCCAGGGAACCtactaagaatgtccatgtaaaattgcAGTAGAAGTTTATgcgtgaaagaaaaaaaaacaaaggcactttcacctCTATAATATTATGTTTGAGTAACACATATAAAAGGATATTCAGGATAATTAACTTAGCCGTGTGTGTAGGAAATGTACCAGTGGAGTATGTTCTATTTTGACAACACTTTGTACATTGACACAATGAGAATGTTTGAACATATGTATATTCAGAGTGATAAACTAAACCGTATGTGTAGGAATTGTACGAGTCTAGTATGTTCTACTTTGACAACACTTTTTACATTGACACCCGCAACAATGAGAATGTCGACTACAGCAAAACTATTAAGGAGTGGGGAACTAAGAGAGGCATTTTGTTTGGAGGCACCAAGCAAATGGAGCGTACACTAGTGGAGGACCTGGAGATCAGATTCGGCTACCCGTATCTCTACTTACACCAGGGTTGCTGTGAGCATGTCGTCATTATCAACGATGCCAGGTAAGTAGTCAGTCTATTCAATAAAGAGAATTCTGGTAGTTTATTACTTCTATAGAAATGTTCAAACTTTATTCTTAAACATGTAATAAGTATATAtcgttgttttattattaaataaagtaaataaagtgttcagttttttgtttcattttccaAGTCATTGTGTTTCCATACTTCAGGCTTGTTTTAGTGTCATATCTCtttggtgttattttaatttttttctatgacAGTGGGTGATGATTTACTGTTTTTCTTCCAAACTTGTGATTTCATGCTATTGTTTTTGCTTACGTTTTAGATTGCTGACACCCAAAGATTCTCTGTTTGGATTTGACTATCCCCTAATGACCAAAGTGTCGCACAAAAACTTAATTCACTGCATGACTTGTTCACGTTTCCCTGCCAAGTAAGTTAACTCAAAGGTGTTACTTAACtttgtatagtttaataatatctttatttgtcatatatatatatatatatatttttttttttttgtgtgcatGACTGAACTTCTACTAAACGGCTGgaatgattttaatgaaattttgttgtGTCTTTAGGTGGAATTGAGAATGGTTTggatttacaaattaaatttataagataacAGCCAGTTTACAAAGCaactgcacattataaactgcaattatgagacagttaaatatattaaatagccaaatactatttgaaagcgctaagttatgatgtatatttgtctttaaaataaatttctggttgaatttaaagcttgagtgttggaccactttataataaagcacATGTACATGTAGTATgcctctttttataattttgttgtggttCGAAAGACACCTCAGCccacaaaaattgttaaattgtccataattcaatttataaatataagcagTAATGACCATCttgaagtaattttcattatttattaaacgttaattaaattattgtgcttttgtaaaattaacttgattttttgcCATACCTTACATATTAGAACTGTCACAACaggtgattttatttttgttacaattacttAAAACTGTATCTAAAAATCctaatcctattaatattat
The Homalodisca vitripennis isolate AUS2020 chromosome 1, UT_GWSS_2.1, whole genome shotgun sequence DNA segment above includes these coding regions:
- the LOC124368241 gene encoding snRNA-activating protein complex subunit 3-like isoform X2; amino-acid sequence: MLYVLQVLQMSGNTRGEQLTTLLDEDVLKKKIISSKKNTKPSTSSVADEANPSSSFSKGSYQWQRQDRLRSDKFQVVRREVVLDATEKVGPKNLLPNRDFMVSFRIHDPFSHTVGDNSRPGSCSQQINVLGQQFLTALKDKIVCESDFQDTRGDVSEQPDAPVTLRARELYESSMFYFDNTFYIDTRNNENVDYSKTIKEWGTKRGILFGGTKQMERTLVEDLEIRFGYPYLYLHQGCCEHVVIINDARLLTPKDSLFGFDYPLMTKVSHKNLIHCMTCSRFPAKWIVRGSDRLAHDPTYQCKTCFKLLHYKNGKKIGKFTAYQYWQRSTIL
- the LOC124368241 gene encoding snRNA-activating protein complex subunit 3-like isoform X1; the encoded protein is MEEIYMKGFVGRRAWCSEKVHLKSYFEKYSDTLCEVANKRISEIDILQQFVPQSNQLSQEELFKLIDIMTGEQLTTLLDEDVLKKKIISSKKNTKPSTSSVADEANPSSSFSKGSYQWQRQDRLRSDKFQVVRREVVLDATEKVGPKNLLPNRDFMVSFRIHDPFSHTVGDNSRPGSCSQQINVLGQQFLTALKDKIVCESDFQDTRGDVSEQPDAPVTLRARELYESSMFYFDNTFYIDTRNNENVDYSKTIKEWGTKRGILFGGTKQMERTLVEDLEIRFGYPYLYLHQGCCEHVVIINDARLLTPKDSLFGFDYPLMTKVSHKNLIHCMTCSRFPAKWIVRGSDRLAHDPTYQCKTCFKLLHYKNGKKIGKFTAYQYWQRSTIL
- the LOC124368241 gene encoding snRNA-activating protein complex subunit 3-like isoform X3, which gives rise to MVSFRIHDPFSHTVGDNSRPGSCSQQINVLGQQFLTALKDKIVCESDFQDTRGDVSEQPDAPVTLRARELYESSMFYFDNTFYIDTRNNENVDYSKTIKEWGTKRGILFGGTKQMERTLVEDLEIRFGYPYLYLHQGCCEHVVIINDARLLTPKDSLFGFDYPLMTKVSHKNLIHCMTCSRFPAKWIVRGSDRLAHDPTYQCKTCFKLLHYKNGKKIGKFTAYQYWQRSTIL